Proteins from a genomic interval of Pseudophryne corroboree isolate aPseCor3 chromosome 4, aPseCor3.hap2, whole genome shotgun sequence:
- the POMC gene encoding pro-opiomelanocortin, giving the protein MSRPVWSCVLALLGAFIFHVGEVRSQCWESNKCADLNSDDSILDCIKACKMDLSAESPVFPGNGHMQPLSENIRKYVMSHFRWNKFGRRNNTGSDSNNAGYKREDIANYPIFNLFPSSDNQNTQDSNLEEEDRQDSKRSYSMEHFRWGKPVGRKRRPIKVFPTDAEEESSESYPMELRRELSLEFDYPETNSEENLEDGELVDSPIKKDRKYKMHHFRWEGPPKDKRYGGFMTPQRSQTPLMTLFKNAIIKNAYKKGQ; this is encoded by the exons ATGTCGCGGCCCGTTTGGAGCTGTGTCCTCGCCTTGCTTGGGGCGTTTATATTTCATGTCGGAGAGGTGCGGAGCCAGTGCTGGGAGAGCAATAAATGCGCAGACCTCAACAGCGACGACAGTATTCTG GATTGTATTAAAGCCTGCAAGATGGACCTGTCTGCCGAGTCACCGGTGTTTCCCGGGAACGGGCACATGCAGCCACTCTCTGAAAACATCAGGAAGTACGTCATGAGCCACTTCCGCTGGAATAAGTTTGGTAGAAGAAACAACACCGGTAGCGACAGCAACAACGCAGGCTACAAACGGGAAGATATCGCCAACTATCCCATATTTAACCTGTTCCCAAGCAGCGACAACCAGAATACTCAGGACAGCAACCTGGAAGAGGAGGATAGGCAAGACAGCAAGAGGTCATACTCTATGGAGCACTTCCGATGGGGGAAGCCAGTGGGCAGGAAGAGGAGACCCATTAAGGTCTTCCCAACCGATGCAGAAGAAGAATCATCGGAGAGTTACCCCATGGAGTTGAGAAGAGAGTTGTCCCTGGAGTTTGACTACCCTGAAACTAACTCTGAAGAAAATTTGGAAGACGGTGAGTTGGTGGATAGCCCAATTAAAAAAGATAGGAAATATAAGATGCATCATTTTCGATGGGAAGGGCCACCCAAAGATAAGAGATACGGAGGATTCATGACCCCACAGAGAAGTCAGACACCTCTAATGACTCTTTTCAAAAACGCCATCATTAAAAATGCCTACAAAAAGGGTCAATAG